The following proteins are encoded in a genomic region of Porphyrobacter sp. CACIAM 03H1:
- the metC gene encoding cystathionine beta-lyase has protein sequence MSGGGDEKHLKPATRLVRGGRRKEWTGPVVNPPVWRGSTHLYDCDADRHAAGGNNADGQFFYGRRGAPTQWALAEALTQLERGAHGTVLWPSGVAAIAGCMLAVLKPGDRLLMADNAYDPTRSMATGLLARLGVTTDFFDPRDLAAYEALFDRPVRAVWLEAPGSLTFEMCDVPALAAVARAQGAVTMIDNTWAGPLGFAALDHGCDIVMMSLSKHVGGHSDLMMGSASAGKRWYAALRRVSQELGQVVSPDDAALAARGLRTMGVRLEAQTRTALKVAEWLEGRPEVARVACPLLPSDPGHALWRRDFTGGCGLFAFVLASDDPAASARVADALELFGIGYSWGGFESLALPIRPEDYRSLMPGTGGAPALRLAIGLEDPDDLIADLAQALEQAG, from the coding sequence ATGAGCGGCGGTGGAGACGAGAAGCACCTGAAGCCCGCGACCCGCCTCGTGCGCGGCGGGCGGCGCAAGGAGTGGACAGGGCCGGTGGTCAACCCGCCGGTGTGGCGCGGCTCGACCCATCTCTACGACTGCGACGCCGATCGCCACGCGGCGGGCGGCAACAATGCCGACGGGCAATTCTTCTACGGCAGGCGCGGCGCGCCGACCCAGTGGGCGCTCGCCGAGGCGCTGACCCAGCTCGAACGCGGCGCGCACGGCACGGTGCTCTGGCCGAGCGGCGTGGCGGCGATCGCGGGGTGCATGCTGGCCGTGCTGAAGCCGGGCGACCGGCTGCTGATGGCCGACAACGCCTATGATCCCACCCGCAGCATGGCGACGGGCCTGCTGGCGCGGCTGGGGGTGACGACCGACTTCTTCGACCCGCGCGACCTTGCCGCCTACGAGGCGCTGTTCGACCGGCCGGTGCGCGCGGTGTGGCTGGAGGCCCCGGGCAGCCTCACCTTCGAGATGTGCGACGTCCCCGCGCTCGCCGCCGTCGCCCGGGCGCAAGGCGCGGTGACCATGATCGACAACACCTGGGCGGGCCCGCTCGGCTTTGCCGCCCTGGATCATGGCTGCGACATCGTGATGATGAGCCTCTCCAAGCACGTCGGCGGCCATTCGGACCTGATGATGGGCAGCGCGAGCGCGGGCAAGCGCTGGTATGCGGCGCTGCGGCGCGTCTCGCAGGAGCTGGGGCAGGTGGTCTCGCCCGACGATGCCGCGCTGGCGGCCCGAGGTCTGAGGACGATGGGCGTCAGGCTCGAGGCGCAGACCCGCACGGCGCTGAAGGTGGCCGAGTGGCTGGAGGGCCGGCCCGAGGTCGCCCGCGTGGCGTGCCCGCTGCTCCCCTCCGATCCCGGCCACGCCCTGTGGCGGCGCGATTTCACCGGCGGCTGCGGCCTCTTCGCCTTCGTGCTGGCGAGTGACGACCCGGCAGCTTCGGCGCGGGTGGCGGACGCGCTGGAGCTGTTCGGCATCGGCTATTCCTGGGGCGGGTTCGAGAGCCTCGCCCTGCCGATCCGGCCCGAGGACTACCGCAGCCTCATGCCCGGCACCGGCGGCGCGCCGGCGCTGCGGCTGGCGATCGGGCTCGAGGACCCGGATGACCTGATCGCTGATCTGGCGCAGGCGCTGGAGCAGGCCGGGTGA
- a CDS encoding sulfurtransferase, giving the protein MTTLPSALVSVEWLAANCEAPGLAVLDASHHLPAAGRDASAEFAAAHIPGARFLGLASLFDAGSPVPYALPTPDQLAARLALLGVRGEDAIVLYDDSAIRTAARAWFLLTAMGWRHVAILDGGLAAWRAAGHPMARGAEHGEALAPANLPPPRRVRSKADMLANLASGAEQVVDARSADRVYGTGTDPVHGLPMGRIPGALNVPFTEVLNADGTYRTPAEIRAAFAAAGVDLDKPIVTTCGSGVTASVLLFALHLAGVDRTALYDGSWSEWGADPDTPKAQGPEA; this is encoded by the coding sequence CGGGCCTCGCGGTGCTCGATGCCTCGCACCACCTGCCCGCCGCCGGGCGCGATGCCTCCGCCGAGTTCGCCGCCGCGCATATCCCGGGGGCGCGCTTCCTCGGCCTTGCCAGCCTGTTCGATGCGGGCTCGCCCGTCCCCTATGCCTTGCCGACCCCCGACCAGCTTGCGGCGCGCCTCGCGCTGCTGGGCGTGCGCGGGGAGGACGCCATCGTGCTCTACGACGACAGCGCGATCCGCACCGCCGCGCGGGCGTGGTTCCTGCTCACCGCGATGGGCTGGCGCCATGTCGCGATCCTCGACGGCGGCCTTGCCGCTTGGCGGGCCGCCGGCCACCCGATGGCGCGCGGGGCGGAGCACGGTGAGGCGCTCGCCCCCGCCAACCTGCCGCCCCCGCGCCGGGTGCGCAGCAAGGCCGACATGCTCGCCAATCTCGCCAGCGGGGCGGAACAGGTGGTCGACGCGCGCTCCGCCGACCGGGTCTATGGCACCGGCACCGATCCGGTCCACGGCCTGCCGATGGGGCGCATCCCCGGGGCGCTCAACGTGCCCTTCACCGAGGTTCTGAACGCCGACGGCACCTACAGGACGCCGGCGGAAATCCGTGCCGCCTTCGCGGCGGCAGGCGTCGATCTCGACAAGCCGATCGTCACCACCTGCGGCAGCGGGGTGACGGCAAGCGTCCTGCTCTTCGCGCTGCACCTGGCGGGCGTCGACAGGACGGCGCTCTACGATGGCAGCTGGAGCGAATGGGGCGCCGATCCCGACACCCCCAAGGCGCAGGGGCCCGAGGCATGA